GATGATCGTCTGCCTTTTTTTCTACAAGCCACAACAAAATACTTGACAGATGACACTTGACAGTTTAGGCTTGTTCAATGTACAAAAATAAGAAGCGAACAAAACAGAGCAGAACATTTTTGGATgattaggtctgtttgggtactgcttttttcctaattttaacCCAATTTCTGTTTGGGtcctcaaaaatttttttacaaaaggtAATGCAATTGGTAATTTTAACGAATCGGTTCTCAAAAGTAagtgtgaaaaataattttttggaacaaGTTTCTCATACAAAAACCAATTATTTTCAAATCCAACACACAACTGCAACTTTTCTTCAAATACtcaattgtgaaaaaaattatttagaaataaattatttcatgaaagaagctcaaaataataacatattCTTCAAATTTTTTACTAAGCTTTTCATGTTTTAGCACTTTTATATCTGCACATCACCAATTTTAATATCGAACGAACAGctgttttgccaaaaaaaataaaaaagtgagggatcagctgagattttttctttcttaaaaaatgtCTGATCCCTCAGTTTACATAACGTCATGTCATTCCCAATTgctattctatttttttttttcatacaattcgAGTTAAACCGAATTTTTTCTTGCAAACTGATCGTTGAACAGACCTAGAAAttcgtaaaaactgtcaaaatgtgttttgttgttgttttctgaTCTGACATTCCTCATGAAACTGTTCTCTTTTTATTCCAACACAACTAATTGAACAACCCTAAACACATGTGCTCCTTTGCTCCTGGCCCTGACTTGACCCCATGCCGGTTCCGTATCATCGGTATTCCTGTATCCTATTCCATTTAGTCCTGaagaaatcatttaaaaactttgtatgtTCTTTGTATTTATAGTTCCAATAGTCCAATATGTTTATCACATCCAGAATTCTCCATAAGAGAATCCTTTTAAAGTGTTTCCAAAGAACAAGTGCCTTTAGCCAAAGATGCAATAGTGACTTTAAGTCCGAAGTATTAGGTGACTCAAGCACCATCATAGATCAAAAATccataaatgaatttaaaaaaatgttaaaaaagaatGAAGTGCCAGTTAAAGATGGATTTACTTGTCTACAAATTGAATGTAGAGTATGCACCTCAAATCAGCTCTCAAGACTGGcatttgtaaataaaacaacAGGTTTGTAAAGAGTGAGTTTTGACTTAATTCTTAACCATTATTTTatatcaaacatttttaatttcggtATAATCTCATTTTCCTTATTTGCATATTAAGGATTATTCGTCTGTCCATCatgtcaaattaaatttcccctaaaagaagttaaaaaattctatgagggagattttcgaataaaagaaatcaatctAAAGAAAGAAGAATACATACCTCAAGAGAAgacagtagaggaagtacctaAAGAAATCTGTGATAGCTTTAAAATACCCACACTAAATACATCACAGTTTCAAAAACTTGGTGTTAAATATGAACCAATTACTGGGAACTTGTATTTTCCATTGAAAAATGCCGCAGGCAAACAAGTCGGTGAGAAAACCATTAACTCAGCCACTTTAGCCGAAGAGACCTTTCCTAAGGAAAACTGCTCCGGTGTGTTGTGCTATGGCTCAGTAGATAATTCAAAAGTTGTCCTGGTTTCAAATATTATGGATTTCTTATCACTTTGTGGACAAAAACTTGAAGGATGTGAGTATAATTTGAATCCTTAAAATACTTTGAATAacgatttattttgataaactTCAAGACAGTATCATTTGCTTACCCTACTCGCTGAAAGCACTACCACAAGAATGCCTACCAGCTCTTGAAATGTACAAAGAACTTATCTTCTGGTTTGACTTTGACTCAGCCGGATGGGATGTGGCTCacaatttttctattaaattagaTGAGAAAAGGTGTCTTTTTATTCGACCCACAGATGTCCAACCAACTCCATTTAAGGCGTTGAAAAAACACTTGAATTTAAAGCACATAATACAACGTGCGAATCCAATTCGTCACAAATCAATCACTACTTTTAGTGAACTTAAAATGGACATTCTCAGTGAGCTGCAAAACATTGAGAAGGTAAATGGGGTTAAATGGAAACGGTTTCCAATTCTAAATAAGCTGCTTAAAGGTCATCGAAAAGGCGAACTAACAATTTTAACAGGCCCTACTGGTTCTGGCAAGACAACATTTATGTCTGAATACTCTTTGGACTTGGCACTGCAAGGTGTCTCAACGTTGTGGGGTTCATTTGAAATACGAAATACCAGACTAGCATTAACATTGTTACGTCAATATGTTGGTTATCCACTTGATGATAAACtaaatgaatttgaatattGGACAAGTGAATTTGAAAAGTATCCAATGTACTTTATGACGTTTCACGGCCAACAGAGTATTAAAGTTGTGATGGATGCCATAGAACATGCTCAGTATGTTTATGATATTAAACATGTTATCATTGATAATATACAATTTATGATGGGAATGTCAACATTTAACAAGaatgacaaattttttgaacaggATGCTGTGATTAGTGCATTTAGATCGTATGCAACGAGGAAGAATGTGCATGTTACGTTGGTAATGCATCCGCGTAAGGAGCGAGAAGCGGATGAATTGACAACGAGTTCTATATTTGGCAGTGCCAAAGCTACTCAGGAGGCAGACAATGTACTGATTATTCAAGACAGAAGGCTTACATCCGTTGGAGGGAAAAAGTTTTTGCAAGTAtgttaattttcttcaaattaaatttgaatttttttaaaatttattttgtcctctttttttattaaaggttgCAAAAAATAGATACACTGGAGATCTAGGAATTATGCCTTTAGAATTTGATAAGGATGGACTCAGTTATgttaagaagaaaaagaaaaaggaagaaaTAAAGACGGATAAATAATTCATTTGCgttcttgtttttctttgagATATACATAGTAGGTACTatttatatcaagttatgcattcgcacaaaaaaaagttgagataacaatcagacatgacattaagatgaaagagaatatgaagctacagcctaaacggatgggccgATCAATATCTAACTTGGTATTttgcgttatttggcgactctctaGAGGGGATAtgggattaatttttttcggccaaaaataacggtacttgtcatacaacgattttagtaaagttgaaatttccCAAAAACGGCTCCatcgattttgttaaaaaattcaaatgtaagttaagacaaggtctattttttaaagaaattttttttctgaaaatgattattaacggtacctgccatacaaccgcttttttttaattcgattttctccgaaactacaaattcgatttcaaagaaattttttgtaaaaaaaacattttaatataacccaataataggctattgattatgtagtttataggtcgtttcaaatcaaaagtcctgactcagagtttattttctcccttccaataaaattgagaacaaataaacaaaaaactcaattttattggctcattgcgacaaatcaactcaaaaataacaacaaatcatgcttgtttgaataaaagaaatgctagagaaaaaaataaacaaacgaaaaatctgaatttgtttattaatgatttctatggtgacgacttcaaaataatttaaaaataaaaataagatatttactgcccaattatacaaatgaaaagatgtgaatagaattttaagttatgaattgctatcatataaactggacatttctggtccatcttcacctagtcctataatagggtagagttgcttaTTTTCGGCCCTCTCCAGTTTCCAGCCACCTTTCAAAAAATCGTTATAACAAGTGATTTCGaaggggtttattccaaattttcactcgtatgctgttctaacaAATAA
This DNA window, taken from Episyrphus balteatus chromosome 2, idEpiBalt1.1, whole genome shotgun sequence, encodes the following:
- the LOC129909094 gene encoding mitochondrial DNA helicase, with the protein product MFITSRILHKRILLKCFQRTSAFSQRCNSDFKSEVLGDSSTIIDQKSINEFKKMLKKNEVPVKDGFTCLQIECRVCTSNQLSRLAFVNKTTGLFVCPSCQIKFPLKEVKKFYEGDFRIKEINLKKEEYIPQEKTVEEVPKEICDSFKIPTLNTSQFQKLGVKYEPITGNLYFPLKNAAGKQVGEKTINSATLAEETFPKENCSGVLCYGSVDNSKVVLVSNIMDFLSLCGQKLEGYSIICLPYSLKALPQECLPALEMYKELIFWFDFDSAGWDVAHNFSIKLDEKRCLFIRPTDVQPTPFKALKKHLNLKHIIQRANPIRHKSITTFSELKMDILSELQNIEKVNGVKWKRFPILNKLLKGHRKGELTILTGPTGSGKTTFMSEYSLDLALQGVSTLWGSFEIRNTRLALTLLRQYVGYPLDDKLNEFEYWTSEFEKYPMYFMTFHGQQSIKVVMDAIEHAQYVYDIKHVIIDNIQFMMGMSTFNKNDKFFEQDAVISAFRSYATRKNVHVTLVMHPRKEREADELTTSSIFGSAKATQEADNVLIIQDRRLTSVGGKKFLQVAKNRYTGDLGIMPLEFDKDGLSYVKKKKKKEEIKTDK